A genomic region of Papaver somniferum cultivar HN1 chromosome 7, ASM357369v1, whole genome shotgun sequence contains the following coding sequences:
- the LOC113296682 gene encoding glutamic acid-rich protein-like isoform X2 produces MSRCFPFPPPGYEKKTRPDDVELLTKEKHKEKKHKKDKKDKDKDKDKKREGKEKKDKERSKDKHKEKKDRKDKDKHKDKDKDKKKDKDGDKDKSKILAEKKPEGIPEGHIGGRPVENFQQTWEIKNPKSADVLDRGIGDEERRTGNHMVETFNGNDKWRIEGISRVAEKDFERRGEADKKVFNKQPDVQRKTDVEGWTGGATVQSFSRLDQKGTGKDSNVDKGHDRKGIGQRNFDGKAVTGNAVIGNPVVQNFTTGTDEKKIEGVARLIDKDAEKVKEKSKSKGSDDKHKKREKKSKGKDKDRDKEKEKTKEREKAKDKGGSLNNKQDKIIGSGKDIIDTLKPLPLPKDINNGASMEGSSRKRKEPEANGFLHENESRPNKLLKPVLPVHPTVENGRKLEPSQIATQGAPEIKQGPGNHLKVDSKEHKVKEHKVKEHKVNGLTEAQPTSINSTKSSLVSSHASENGVASTKPPHPDAKYLSQILTIPKMEEWSDFDDQDWLFGENTQLKKPRDESFGVEERPQVWAEAVRIESADVCALPYVIPY; encoded by the exons ATGTCTCGCTGCTTTCCATTTCCTCCACCAGGATATGAGAAGAAGACTAGACCTGACGATGTAGAATTACTAACAAAG GagaagcacaaagagaaaaaGCACAAGAAAGACAAGAAGGACAAGGACAAAGACAAGGACAAAAAAAGAGAAggtaaagaaaagaaggataaagAGAGAAGCAAGGATAAacataaagaaaagaaagatcGGAAGGACAAGGACAAGCACAAGGACAAGGACAAGGACAAGAAGAAGGATAAGGATGGAGATAAAGATAAAAGCAAGATCTTGGCTGAGAAGAAACCTGAAGGGATACCCGAGGGTCACATTGGAGGGAGGCCAGTTGAAAACTTCCAGCAGACGTGGGAGATTAAGAATCCAAAATCTGCAGATGTTTTGGACAGGGGCATTGGTGATGAAGAGAGGCGGACAGGAAACCACATGGTTGAGACTTTCAATGGGAACGATAAGTGGCGTATTGAAGGAATTAGCAGAGTGGCGGAGAAGGATTTTGAGAGAAGAGGTGAAGCGGACAAGAAAGTTTTTAATAAGCAACCAGATGTGCAAAGAAAAACAGATGTGGAAGGATGGACTGGTGGTGCAACGGTCCAAAGTTTCTCCAGGTTGGACCAAAAAGGAACGGGGAAAGATAGCAATGTTGATAAGGGCCATGATAGAAAGGGTATTGGACAGAGGAACTTTGATGGGAAGGCAGTTACTGGAAATGCAGTTATTGGAAATCCAGTTGTCCAAAACTTCACCACTGGAACTGATGAAAAGAAAATCGAAGGAGTGGCCAGATTGATAGACAAGGATGCTGAGAAAGTGAAAGAAAAGAGTAAGAGCAAGGGTTCTGATGATAAACATAAAAAGCGggagaagaaaagcaaaggaaaggACAAAGACAGggataaagagaaagaaaaaactaaagaGAGGGAGAAAGCGAAGGATAAAGGCGGTTCATTAAATAACAAACAGGATAAAATAATAGGTAGTGGCAAAGATATTATTGATACCCTAAAACCCCTGCCATTGCCAAAAGACATCAATAATGGTGCTAGTATGGAGGGCAGTTCCAGGAAAAGGAAGGAGCCAGAGGCAAATGGGTTTTTACATG AAAATGAAAGTCGGCCTAATAAGTTGCTGAAACCTGTGCTTCCCGTTCACCCAACCGTGGAGAATGGACGGAAGTTGGAGCCTTCCCAAATTGCTACCCAGGGTGCTCCTGAAATTAAGCAGGGGCCAGGCAATCACCTTAAGGTGGACAGTAAGGAACACAAGGTTAAGGAACACAAGGTTAAGGAACACAAGGTTAATGGTTTAACAGAAGCACAACCAACTTCTATTAATTCCACAAAGTCCTCACTTGTCAGTTCACACGCTAGTGAGAATGGTGTAGCATCTACAAAACCGCCACATCCAGACGCCAAGTATTTAAGCCAGATTCTTACGATTCCTAAAATGGAAGAATGGTCTGATTTTGATGACCAGGATTGGCTGTTTGGTGAAAACACTCAATTAAAGAAGCCCCGTGATGAATCTTTTGGGGTTGAGGAGAGACCGCAAGTGTGGGCAGAAGCTGTACGAATAGAGTCTGCTGATGTCTGTGCTTTACCGTACGTCATTCCTTACTGA
- the LOC113296682 gene encoding myb-like protein X isoform X1: MSRCFPFPPPGYEKKTRPDDVELLTKEKHKEKKHKKDKKDKDKDKDKKREGKEKKDKERSKDKHKEKKDRKDKDKHKDKDKDKKKDKDGDKDKSKILAEKKPEGIPEGHIGGRPVENFQQTWEIKNPKSADVLDRGIGDEERRTGNHMVETFNGNDKWRIEGISRVAEKDFERRGEADKKVFNKQPDVQRKTDVEGWTGGATVQSFSRLDQKGTGKDSNVDKGHDRKGIGQRNFDGKAVTGNAVIGNPVVQNFTTGTDEKKIEGVARLIDKDAEKVKEKSKSKGSDDKHKKREKKSKGKDKDRDKEKEKTKEREKAKDKGGSLNNKQDKIIGSGKDIIDTLKPLPLPKDINNGASMEGSSRKRKEPEANGFLHENESRPNKLLKPVLPVHPFVENGLPENESRPNKLLKPVLPVHPTVENGRKLEPSQIATQGAPEIKQGPGNHLKVDSKEHKVKEHKVKEHKVNGLTEAQPTSINSTKSSLVSSHASENGVASTKPPHPDAKYLSQILTIPKMEEWSDFDDQDWLFGENTQLKKPRDESFGVEERPQVWAEAVRIESADVCALPYVIPY, encoded by the exons ATGTCTCGCTGCTTTCCATTTCCTCCACCAGGATATGAGAAGAAGACTAGACCTGACGATGTAGAATTACTAACAAAG GagaagcacaaagagaaaaaGCACAAGAAAGACAAGAAGGACAAGGACAAAGACAAGGACAAAAAAAGAGAAggtaaagaaaagaaggataaagAGAGAAGCAAGGATAAacataaagaaaagaaagatcGGAAGGACAAGGACAAGCACAAGGACAAGGACAAGGACAAGAAGAAGGATAAGGATGGAGATAAAGATAAAAGCAAGATCTTGGCTGAGAAGAAACCTGAAGGGATACCCGAGGGTCACATTGGAGGGAGGCCAGTTGAAAACTTCCAGCAGACGTGGGAGATTAAGAATCCAAAATCTGCAGATGTTTTGGACAGGGGCATTGGTGATGAAGAGAGGCGGACAGGAAACCACATGGTTGAGACTTTCAATGGGAACGATAAGTGGCGTATTGAAGGAATTAGCAGAGTGGCGGAGAAGGATTTTGAGAGAAGAGGTGAAGCGGACAAGAAAGTTTTTAATAAGCAACCAGATGTGCAAAGAAAAACAGATGTGGAAGGATGGACTGGTGGTGCAACGGTCCAAAGTTTCTCCAGGTTGGACCAAAAAGGAACGGGGAAAGATAGCAATGTTGATAAGGGCCATGATAGAAAGGGTATTGGACAGAGGAACTTTGATGGGAAGGCAGTTACTGGAAATGCAGTTATTGGAAATCCAGTTGTCCAAAACTTCACCACTGGAACTGATGAAAAGAAAATCGAAGGAGTGGCCAGATTGATAGACAAGGATGCTGAGAAAGTGAAAGAAAAGAGTAAGAGCAAGGGTTCTGATGATAAACATAAAAAGCGggagaagaaaagcaaaggaaaggACAAAGACAGggataaagagaaagaaaaaactaaagaGAGGGAGAAAGCGAAGGATAAAGGCGGTTCATTAAATAACAAACAGGATAAAATAATAGGTAGTGGCAAAGATATTATTGATACCCTAAAACCCCTGCCATTGCCAAAAGACATCAATAATGGTGCTAGTATGGAGGGCAGTTCCAGGAAAAGGAAGGAGCCAGAGGCAAATGGGTTTTTACATG AAAATGAAAGTCGGCCTAATAAGTTGCTGAAACCTGTGCTTCCCGTTCACCCATTCGTGGAGAATGGACTTCCAGAAAATGAAAGTCGGCCTAATAAGTTGCTGAAACCTGTGCTTCCCGTTCACCCAACCGTGGAGAATGGACGGAAGTTGGAGCCTTCCCAAATTGCTACCCAGGGTGCTCCTGAAATTAAGCAGGGGCCAGGCAATCACCTTAAGGTGGACAGTAAGGAACACAAGGTTAAGGAACACAAGGTTAAGGAACACAAGGTTAATGGTTTAACAGAAGCACAACCAACTTCTATTAATTCCACAAAGTCCTCACTTGTCAGTTCACACGCTAGTGAGAATGGTGTAGCATCTACAAAACCGCCACATCCAGACGCCAAGTATTTAAGCCAGATTCTTACGATTCCTAAAATGGAAGAATGGTCTGATTTTGATGACCAGGATTGGCTGTTTGGTGAAAACACTCAATTAAAGAAGCCCCGTGATGAATCTTTTGGGGTTGAGGAGAGACCGCAAGTGTGGGCAGAAGCTGTACGAATAGAGTCTGCTGATGTCTGTGCTTTACCGTACGTCATTCCTTACTGA